GCAAATGGCGCGCCGTCTTCTCGCTATTGCTCCTCGACCCGCTGCGGCGGGTAGCTGTCCCAGCTCAGGCAGCCGGGGCACTGCCAGAAGTGGTGCTGTGCCTCGAAGCCGCAGGCGGCGCAGCGGTAGCGCTGCAGCGGCCGGGCGGCGCGCGTCACCGCCTGCTTGAGGCCGACCACGGCGCCTTCGGCCCAGTCCTGCGGCGGCTCGGCCAGCAGTTCGGCCGCGGCGCCCAGCGTCGGGTGCTGCTGCAGGTGGACGGCCAGGCGCTGGCGGCGCTCGGCCGGGGCCGGGTCGAGCAGCGCGATCGCCCGCAGCAGGTCGGTCGACGGCTGCTCCTGGTAGGCCTGCTGTAGCGTCTGCCGCGCCGCGTCGACCTGGTCGGCCGCCAGGGCCGCGCGCGCATGGTCCTGCGCCACCAGCGCGAAGGCATGGGGGGCGCGGCGCCGCAGTTCGTTCCAGGCCCGCAGCGCCTCGGCGTGCCGGCCGGCGGCGAAGGCCCGCTGGCCGGTCTGCAGCCAGGGGCGGGGCGCCGCGGGGGCGATCTCGCGTGCCTTGGCCAGCGCCGCCTCGGCCTCGTCGGCACGGCCCTGGTCATCGGCCTGCAGCGCCATCTCGCAGTGGTGGTGCGCGATGCGCTGCGCGAACGAACCGGTGCCGCTGCGTTCCAGCCGTGCCGCCACGTCGGCCGCCGCATGCCAGTCGCGGGCGCGCTCGTGCAGCCCGAGCAGCGCCAGCCGGGCTTCGGTCTCGAAGGGCGTGCCGTCCAGCGATTCGAAGGCCGCCTGCGCCCGGTCGAAGAGGCCGGCCTTCATGAAGTCCTGCGCCAGCGCGTACTGCGCGCGCTGTCGCTCGGCGGCGCCCAGGTCGGCGCGCTGCAGCAGGTGCTCGTGCACACGCACCGCGCGTTCGAACTCGCCGCGACGGCGGAAGAGGTTGCCGAGCGCGAAGTGCAGGTCGGAGCTGCCGGGGTCGTGCTGCACCGCCTCGATGAAGGCGTCGATGGCCTTGTCCTGCTGCTCGTTGAGCAGCAGGTTCAGCCCCTTGAAGTAGGCGCGCGGCGATTCCTGCTGCTCGCGCTTCCACTGGCGGATGTCCAGGCGCGAGGCCAGCCAGCCGAGGCCGAAGGCCACCGGCAGGCCCCACAGCAGCCACTGAAGATCGAAATCCACCGGTCAGAGCCCGTCGCGCGGCGGGTGCGGCAGCTCGGGCCCGAAGTCGGACGGCGCGGCGCTGTTGGCGGCCGCCGGCACGGCCTTGCCGGGCGGCAGCTCCACCGGCGTGTGGCGACGCGCGACGCGCCGGTGCCGCCACCAGCTGGGCACCATGGCGAGCACGCCGAAGGCGCAACCGGCGCCGAACGCGACCAGCACGATGATCACCATCGGCGCACGCCATTCGTAACCGAAGAACCAGCTCACCGCCGCCGGCTGCTGGTTGTTCAGCGCGAAGGCGAACAGGGCGAAGAAGATGAAGGCCCGGAAGAGCCAGACGAAGAAGCGCATGGGAGGGTGGGGCCGCGCCATTCTAGAGGTGGCCCTGCGGCGTGGCGGGCATGAAAAAGCGGCCGCATGGGCGGCCGCTGGAAGGGTGTCGGAGGGCGCGGTGACGTCAGGCCGCCACCGCCGTGTCGTCGGCTTCGGGGGGCCGGCTGGTCCACCGGCGGGTCGGCCGGCACCCGGGCGTCCACCTCTTCGCGCAGCGCCTTGCCGGGCTTGAAGTGGGGCACGAGCTTCTCCGGGATCACCACCTGGTGGCCCGAGCGCGGGTTGCGGCCCACGCGTGGCGGCCGCCGGTTGATCGAGAAGCTGCCGAAGCCGCGGATCTCGATGCGGTGGCCGCGCGCCAGCGCGTCCGACATCGCGTCCAGGATGGTCTTGACCGCGAACTCGGTGTCGCGGTGCGTGAGCTGGCCGAAGCGCTCGGCCAGCTTGTCCACCAGATCGGAGCGGGTCATGAGCGACGCCTAGAACACAGAGCAACGAACAGCGCTCCATCCCCGGGGGGACAGACCGCCGCAGGCGGTCAGGGGAGCGCGGTGCTGACCGAGGGGCCCGACGCGATCCGGGGCTCCCGGTCGCGTTGGGTGGCCCCCTCGGGGGGCGGCCGCTAGGCGGCCGGGGGCCCCACTCACTCCTTGTTGTCGAGCTTGGCGCGGAGCAGGGCGCCCAGCGAAGTGGTGCCCGCGTTCTCGCGCTCGTTGCTCTGCGACAGGCGCTGCATGGCTTCCTGCTGCTCGACGTTGTCCTTGGCCTTGATCGACAGCTGGATCGAGCGCAGCTTGCGGTCGACGTTGATGATCATGGCGTTGACCTCGTCGCCTTCCTTCAGCACGTTGCGCGCGTCTTCCACGCGGTCGCGGCTGATCTCGGACGCCCGCAGGTAGCCGGTCACGTCCGGCGTGAGCTGGATCTCGGCGCCGCGCGGGTCCACCGACTTGACGGTGCCGTTGACGAGGGCGCCACGGTCGTTCAAGGTGGTGAAGGTGGCGAACGGGTCACCGTCCAGCTGCTTGATGCCCAGGCTGATGCGCTCGCGCTCGACGTCGATGGCCAGCACCAGGGCCTCGACTTCCTGGCCCTTCTTGTAGTTGCGCACGGCCTGCTCGCCCGGCTCGTGCCAGGACAGGTCGGACAGGTGCACCAGGCCGTCGATGCCGGCCGACAGGCCGACGAAGACGCCGAAGTCGGTGATCGACTTGACCGGGCCCTTGACGCGGTCGCCGCGGTGCACGTTGGCCGCGAACTCCTCCCAGGGGTTCGGCTTGCACTGCTTCATGCCCAGCGAGATGCGGCGCTTGTCCTCGTCGATCTCCAGCACCATGACCTCGACTTCCTCGCCGAGGGAGACCACCTTGGCGGGCGCGACGTTTTTGTTGGTCCAGTCCATCTCGGAGACGTGGACCAGGCCTTCGATGCCGGGCTCGATCTCGACGAACGCGCCGTAGTCGGCGATGTTGGTGATCTTGCCGAACAGGCGCGTGCCGTTGGGGTAGCGGCGCGACACGCCGTGCCACGGGTCGTCGCCCAACTGCTTGATGCCCAGCGAGACGCGGTTCTTCTCGGCGTCGAACTTCAGCACCTTGGCGCTCAGTTCCTGGCCCACCTGCACCACCTCCGTCGGGTGGCGCACGCGGCGCCAGGCCATGTCGGTGATGTGCAGCAGGCCGTCGATGCCGCCGAGGTCGACGAAGGCGCCGTACTCGGTGATGTTCTTCACCACGCCGTGCACGATGGCGCCTTCGGTCAGCGTCTCCAGCAGCTTGGCGCGCTCTTCGCCCATCGAGGCCTCGACCACCGCGCGGCGCGACAACACGACGTTGTTGCGCTTGCGGTCGAGCTTGATGACCTTGAACTCCATCGTCTTGCCTTCGTACGGCGTCAGGTCCTTGACCGGACGGGTATCGATCAGCGAGCCGGGGAGGAAGGCGCGGATGCCGTTGACGAGGACGGTCAGGCCGCCCTTGACCTTGCCGGAGACGGTGCCGGTGACGAATTCGCCGGACTCTAGCGCGTTCTCCAGGCTCAGCCAGGAGGCCAGGCGCTTGGCCTTGTCGCGCGACAGGATGGTGTCGCCGTAGCCGTTCTCGAAGGCGTCGATGGCCACCGAGACGAAGTCGCCGACCTGGACCTCGAGTTCGCCCTGGTCGTTCTTGAACTCGTCGATCGGGATGTAGGCCTCGCTCTTCAGGCCGGCGTTGACCACCACGAAGCTGTGCTCGACGCGGACGACTTCGGCGGAGATGACCTCGCCGGCGCGCATGTCGTTGCGCTTCAAGCTGTCTTCGAACAGGGCGGCAAAGGATTCGCCGCCCTGGGTGGCGGTTTGGGTATCGGGCATGGAGGGGTTTCCTGGTGCCGGTTGGCGGCCGGCGGGGCATGCAGCCGGGCGGCTGCGGTTGGTTGGTCAGAACCGGCCGAATGCGACGTCAACCGACGGTCGACGCCCAAGGCGCCGGGCTCGTGAGTGGCCTCGTCGAGCGCCCGGCCGGGCCCGCCCTTGCCGGACCCGCTCCGCGCGCTGCCGGGCGCACGGGCAAGTTCAGAAAGGGTTGCGCTGCGCCCACCAACCCAGCACCGTGGCCACCGATTCCTCGATGGTCTGGGCGGAGTTGTCGAGCAGCACCGCGTCCTCGGCCGGCTTCAAGGGGGCGACGGTGCGGTTGCGGTCCCGCTCGTCGCGCGCCTCCAGGTCGGCACGGAGGTCGGCGATTCTAGCAGCCTGCCCCTTGTCCAGCAATTGGCGGTGCCGCCGCTCGGCCCGTTGCGCCGCGCTGGCGGTGAGGAACACCTTCAGCGGCGCGTCCGGGAAGATGACGGTGCCCATGTCGCGGCCGTCGGCGACGAGCCCCGGCAGGCGCCGGTGCCCGAGCTGCAGGTCGTTCAGCGCCTGCCGCACCGGCGGGTAGGCGGAGATGCGAGAGGCGAGGCTGCCCACCGCCTCGTCGCGCAGCCGGTCGGTGACGTCCTCGCCGTCCAGCCACAGCCGGGTGCCGGCGAAGCGCAGCGACAGCCCGCGGGCCACCGCCGCCAGGCCGGACGGGTCGTCCGCCGCCACGCCGGCGCGCAGCGCGGCCAGCGCGGTCACCCGGTAGAGCGATCCGGAATCCAGCGTGTGCCAGCCCAGCGCCGCCGCCACCGCGCTGGCCAGCGTGCCCTTGCCGGACGCGGTGGGCCCGTCGATGGTGATCACCGGGATGTCGGCGGTGTTGGCCCGCGCAAGGCCGAACAGCGTCTCGAAGTAGTCGGGGAAGGTCTTCGCCACGCAGCGTGGGTCGAGGATGCGCACCGGCAGTCCGGGCGAACGGCCGCCGAGGCCGTTGAAGGCGGCCAGCGACAGGCACATCGCCACGCGGTGGTCGTCGTAGGTGTGGATGGCGGCGCGGCGCCACTGCGCCGGCGGGGTGACGGCGATCCAGTCCGCGCCTTCGTCCACCGCGGCGCCGAGCTTGCGCAGTTCGGTGGCCATGGCGGCGATGCGGTCGGTTTCCTTCACCCGCCAGCTGCCGATGTTGGTCAGCCGCGTCGTGCCGTCGGCGTACAGCGCCATCACCGCCAGCGTCATGGCGGCGTCGGGGATGTGGTTGCAGTCCAGCGTCACCGCCTTCAGCGGCCAGGCGCCGCGGTGCACCTCGACGTGGTGGTCGTGCAGGCCGACGGCCGCGCCCATGGCGGCGGCGGCGTCGAGGAAGCGCACGTCGCCCTGGATGCTGCGCCGTCCGATGCCGCGGATGACCACCGGGTCGTGTGCGTCGGCCGCCAGCGCGCCGAGCGCGACGAAGTAGGAGGCCGACGAGGCGTCGCCCTCCACGTGCACCTCGCCGGGCGAGCGCAGCCGGCTGCCGGCGGGGAGGGTGAAGCGCTGCCAGCCTTCTTCGCGCACTTCGACGCCGAAGCGGCGCAGGAAGTCGAGCGTGATGGCAATGTAGGGTTTGGAGATGAGCTCGCCGTCCACCTCGACGACGATGTCGTGGTCGGTGCTGACCAGCGGCAGCGACAGCAGCAGGCCGGTGAGGAACTGGCTGGAGACGTCGCCGCGCACGCGGATCGGCGCGCGCAGCGACAGCGAATGCGGCCGGCCGTCGCCCAGTTCCAGCGGCGGGAAGCCCGGCTGGCCGAGGTCGCGGATGGCGCAGCCCAGTGGCCGCAGCGCATTGACCAGGTCGCCGATCGGCCGCTCGTGCATGCGTGGCACGCCGTAGAGCTCGAAGCGGCCGCCCTGCGCGCTGGCCAGCAGCGCCAGCGCGGCGGTGAGCGAGCGCGCCGAGGTGCCGGAGTTGCCGAGGAAGATGCGCCCCTCGCGCACCGCCAGCCGGCCGCCGAGGCCGCTGACGGCGACCGTGCCGCCGGCTTCGCGCACCACCTCGCAGCCCAGGGTGCGCAGCGCGTCGAGCATCACCTGGGTGTCGTCGGACTCCAGCAGGTCGTGCAGCCGGGTGCGGCCGTCGGCGAAGGCCGCCAGCAGCAGCGCGCGGTTGGAGATGCTCTTGCTGCCCGGCAGCTGCACCGTGCCGCCGGCGCGCGCAGCGGCGGCAGGTCGAGGAAGGGAATCGAATACATCGGGTCAACCGTCGACAGGGGCGGTCAGCGCGGCCCGCCATGGCGCGGCGCGTTCATCTGCCAGTCGGCGCGGTCCTGCGACGCCTGACGGATCATCTCCTCCAGCGCCTCGGCATTGCCCGAGCGCATGACGTGCTCCAGCGCGTCCAGCGCGTGGCGGAAGCGCTGCGACTGCTTCAGCACCTCCTCCCGGTTGGACAGCAGGATGTCGCGCCACACCGTCGGCTCGCTGGCGGCGATGCGGGTGAAGTCGCGGAAGCCGGGGCCGGCCAGCGACAGGAAGTCGCGGCCCGCCGGCTGCCGCGCCACCGCGCCGAAGAAGGCGAAGGCCAGCAGGTGCGGCAGGTGGCTGACGGCGGCGAACGCGGCGTCGTGGTTCTCCGGCGTCATCTTCAGCACCTGGGAGCCGACGGCGGACCAGGCGTCGGTGGCCTTCTGCACCAGCGCGGCGTCGGTCTGCGGCAGCGGCGTCAGGATGACCTGCCGGCCCTGGTAGAGCTGCGCGTCGGCGTGGTCGATGCCGGCCACCTCCTTGCCGGCGATCGGGTGCGCCGGCACGAAGCTGGTGACCCGGTCCTTCAGCACCCGGCGGGCGGCGTCGACCACCTCGCGCTTGGTGCTGCCCACGTCCATGAACAGCACGCCCGGCTCGACGAGGTGGCGGATGGCCTTGAAGGTGGACTCGCTGGCCGCCACCGGCACGGCGATGAGCACGATGTCCGAGCCGGCGACCGCCAGCAGCGCGGACTCGGCGACGACGTCGATCACGCCCAGCTTGCGCGCCCGCTCGGTGGTGGACGGCGACTTGCTGTAGCCGACCACGCGCTTGACCAGCCCGGCGCGCTTCAAGGCCAGCGCGAAGGAGCCGCCCATGAGGCCGCAGCCGATCAACCCGAGTTGATTGAACATCAGGCCAACGCGACCGGCCGGTCGCCGGGCCGCCCCAAGGCCGGCCAGCTCCCTTTGGGGGGCAGCGAACGGAGTGAGCGTGGGGGCCGACATCAGTGCACGTCCAGGGGATAGGTGCCGAGCAGCTTGAAGAAGGCGCAGACGGCGCGCAGTTCCTTCAGCGCGGCGGCCACGTGCGGCTGGTCCGGGTGGCCCTGCAGGTCGATGTAGAAGTAGTACTCCCACTGGCCGGAACGGGCCGGCCGCGACTCGAAGCGCGACATCGACACGCCGTGCGCCTTCAGCGGCACCAGCATGTCGTGCACCGCGCCGGGACGGTTGGTCACCGAGACCACGAGGCTGGTGCAGTCGTGGCCGGAGGCCCCCGGCCGCGGGTGCCGGTCGGGGTGGGTGACGATGACGAAGCGGGTTCGGTTGTGCGCGTCGTCCTGGATGGCGGGCGCGACGATGTGCAGGCCGAACTCCGCGCCGGCGCGTTCGCTGGCGATGGCCGCCAGCGACGGGTCCAGCGAGGCCAGCCGCGCGCCTTCGGCATTGCTCGACACCGGCCGGCGCTCGACCGCGGGCAGGTGGTTGGACAGCCAGCCGTGGCACTGCGCCAGCGCCTGCGGATGCGCGCACACCGCCTGGATGCCGTGCAGCGAGGTCTCGGTGCGCAGCAGGTTGTGGCGCACCGCCAGGCTGGTCTCGCCGATGATGAACAGCGGCTCGGTGAGGAAGAGGTCGAGCGAGCGGGCGATGACGCCTTCGGTCGAGTTTTCCACCGGCACCACGCCGAAGTCCGCCGCGCCGGCGCTGGTGCTGCGGAACACCTCGTCGATGCTGACGCAGGGCACCTTGGCGATCGACGAGCCGAAGTAGCCCAGCGCCGCCTGCTCGCTGAAGGTGCCGGCCGGGCCCAGGTAGGCGACGCGGGTGGGCGTCTCCAGCGCCCGGCAGGCGGACATGATCTCGCGCCAGATCGGCGCCACGCTCTCGGTCTTCAGCGGACCGCCGTTGGCCGCCTTCAGCCCGTCGATGACCTGGGCTTCGCGCTCGGGCCGGAAGACCACCGAGCCCTCCTGCTTCTTGATCTCGCCCACCGCCTGCGCCAGTCCGGCGCGGCGGTTGAGCAGCGCGAGCACCTCGCGGTCGACGGCGTCGATCTGTTCGCGCAGGGCGGCCAGGGGAGGCGGCGTGTCAGCCATGGCGGGCGGCGAAGTCCTTCATGTGGTCGACCAGGGCCTGCACGCCTTCCAGCGGCATGGCGTTGTAGAGGGAGGCGCGCATGCCGCCCACCGACTTGTGGCCCTTCAGCTGCAGCAGGCCGCGTGACTTGGCCTCGGCCAGGAACGGTTCGTTCAGCCGTTCGTCCTGCAGGAAGAAGGGCACGTTCATGCGCGAGCGGGCGTCGGCCGCCACCGGGTTGCGGTAGAAGCCGCCGGAGCCGTCGATGAAGCGGTAGAGCAGCGCTGCCTTGTCGGCGTTGCGCCGCTCGACGGCGGCCAGGCCGCGCAGGCCGGCGTACTCGACGCCGTGCAGCCACTCGAACACCAGCCCGGTGACGTAGATGGCCCAGGTCGGCGGCGTGTTGAACATCGAGTCGTTGGCCGCCACGGTCTTGAAGTCGAAGGCCGAGGGGCAGATGTCCAGCGCACGGCCGAGCAGGTGGTCGCGCACGAAGACCAGCGTGACACCGGCCGGCCCGACGTTCTTCTGCGCGCCGCCGAAGGCCAGCCCGAGCCGCGACCAATCGATCGGCCGGGACGCCATGTGCGAGGAGATGTCGGCCACCAGCGGCGCGTCGCAGCCCAGCGCCTTCAGGTCGGGCAGTTCGTGCATCTCCACGCCGTGGATGGTCTCGTTGCTGCAGACGTGCACGTACGCCGCGCCCTCGCGCAGCCGCCAGGTCGCGGCGGGCGGCAGGGTGGTGTGCCCGTCGGCCTCGTTGCTGGCGGCGGTGTGCACGTCGGCGTAGCAGCGGGCCTCGGCGCGCGACTTCACCGACCAGGAGCCGGTGACCACCACGTCGACCTCGCCGCCCTGCGACAGGTTCATCGGCACGATGGCGTTCTCGGCCAACGCGCCACCCTGCAGGAACAGGATGTGGACGTCGTCCGGCACCTGCAGCAGGTCGCGGATGTGCTGCTTGGCCGCCGCGTGGATGGCGAGGAACTCCTTGCCGCGATGGCTCATTTCCATCACGCCCATGCCGCTGCCCCGCCAATCGAGCATCTCGGCCGCGCAGCGCTGCAGCACGGCTTCCGGCAGCGCGGCCGGCCCGGGCG
The sequence above is a segment of the Aquabacterium sp. J223 genome. Coding sequences within it:
- the lapB gene encoding lipopolysaccharide assembly protein LapB — encoded protein: MDFDLQWLLWGLPVAFGLGWLASRLDIRQWKREQQESPRAYFKGLNLLLNEQQDKAIDAFIEAVQHDPGSSDLHFALGNLFRRRGEFERAVRVHEHLLQRADLGAAERQRAQYALAQDFMKAGLFDRAQAAFESLDGTPFETEARLALLGLHERARDWHAAADVAARLERSGTGSFAQRIAHHHCEMALQADDQGRADEAEAALAKAREIAPAAPRPWLQTGQRAFAAGRHAEALRAWNELRRRAPHAFALVAQDHARAALAADQVDAARQTLQQAYQEQPSTDLLRAIALLDPAPAERRQRLAVHLQQHPTLGAAAELLAEPPQDWAEGAVVGLKQAVTRAARPLQRYRCAACGFEAQHHFWQCPGCLSWDSYPPQRVEEQ
- a CDS encoding lipopolysaccharide assembly LapA domain-containing protein, which produces MRFFVWLFRAFIFFALFAFALNNQQPAAVSWFFGYEWRAPMVIIVLVAFGAGCAFGVLAMVPSWWRHRRVARRHTPVELPPGKAVPAAANSAAPSDFGPELPHPPRDGL
- the rpsA gene encoding 30S ribosomal protein S1, with the protein product MPDTQTATQGGESFAALFEDSLKRNDMRAGEVISAEVVRVEHSFVVVNAGLKSEAYIPIDEFKNDQGELEVQVGDFVSVAIDAFENGYGDTILSRDKAKRLASWLSLENALESGEFVTGTVSGKVKGGLTVLVNGIRAFLPGSLIDTRPVKDLTPYEGKTMEFKVIKLDRKRNNVVLSRRAVVEASMGEERAKLLETLTEGAIVHGVVKNITEYGAFVDLGGIDGLLHITDMAWRRVRHPTEVVQVGQELSAKVLKFDAEKNRVSLGIKQLGDDPWHGVSRRYPNGTRLFGKITNIADYGAFVEIEPGIEGLVHVSEMDWTNKNVAPAKVVSLGEEVEVMVLEIDEDKRRISLGMKQCKPNPWEEFAANVHRGDRVKGPVKSITDFGVFVGLSAGIDGLVHLSDLSWHEPGEQAVRNYKKGQEVEALVLAIDVERERISLGIKQLDGDPFATFTTLNDRGALVNGTVKSVDPRGAEIQLTPDVTGYLRASEISRDRVEDARNVLKEGDEVNAMIINVDRKLRSIQLSIKAKDNVEQQEAMQRLSQSNERENAGTTSLGALLRAKLDNKE
- a CDS encoding prephenate dehydrogenase, coding for MFNQLGLIGCGLMGGSFALALKRAGLVKRVVGYSKSPSTTERARKLGVIDVVAESALLAVAGSDIVLIAVPVAASESTFKAIRHLVEPGVLFMDVGSTKREVVDAARRVLKDRVTSFVPAHPIAGKEVAGIDHADAQLYQGRQVILTPLPQTDAALVQKATDAWSAVGSQVLKMTPENHDAAFAAVSHLPHLLAFAFFGAVARQPAGRDFLSLAGPGFRDFTRIAASEPTVWRDILLSNREEVLKQSQRFRHALDALEHVMRSGNAEALEEMIRQASQDRADWQMNAPRHGGPR
- the pheA gene encoding prephenate dehydratase yields the protein MADTPPPLAALREQIDAVDREVLALLNRRAGLAQAVGEIKKQEGSVVFRPEREAQVIDGLKAANGGPLKTESVAPIWREIMSACRALETPTRVAYLGPAGTFSEQAALGYFGSSIAKVPCVSIDEVFRSTSAGAADFGVVPVENSTEGVIARSLDLFLTEPLFIIGETSLAVRHNLLRTETSLHGIQAVCAHPQALAQCHGWLSNHLPAVERRPVSSNAEGARLASLDPSLAAIASERAGAEFGLHIVAPAIQDDAHNRTRFVIVTHPDRHPRPGASGHDCTSLVVSVTNRPGAVHDMLVPLKAHGVSMSRFESRPARSGQWEYYFYIDLQGHPDQPHVAAALKELRAVCAFFKLLGTYPLDVH
- the serC gene encoding 3-phosphoserine/phosphohydroxythreonine transaminase, whose protein sequence is MTRPYNFSPGPAALPEAVLQRCAAEMLDWRGSGMGVMEMSHRGKEFLAIHAAAKQHIRDLLQVPDDVHILFLQGGALAENAIVPMNLSQGGEVDVVVTGSWSVKSRAEARCYADVHTAASNEADGHTTLPPAATWRLREGAAYVHVCSNETIHGVEMHELPDLKALGCDAPLVADISSHMASRPIDWSRLGLAFGGAQKNVGPAGVTLVFVRDHLLGRALDICPSAFDFKTVAANDSMFNTPPTWAIYVTGLVFEWLHGVEYAGLRGLAAVERRNADKAALLYRFIDGSGGFYRNPVAADARSRMNVPFFLQDERLNEPFLAEAKSRGLLQLKGHKSVGGMRASLYNAMPLEGVQALVDHMKDFAARHG